In Pristis pectinata isolate sPriPec2 chromosome 11, sPriPec2.1.pri, whole genome shotgun sequence, the following proteins share a genomic window:
- the LOC127576294 gene encoding zinc finger protein 208-like, whose product MDPQTAVIHQKESARQNEECAAEFNANEKLETEKLNYSSGHLTCVHCDFTYTDHEILEKHLSSIHPEFSDLTNIVIYQKTAKLFHCQLCFFTNKVYSDVYNHVATQHPKLSKSEVASQIKEPNEGTGSETNKQPRATKRKLKESKAIEKGKSTKRRRRGRRKRTETTVSAIEIKPTKPAETGLSTVEGQPVKRKPGRPKRKIEETKIDFNCAKCGTRFGSLNELNIHNCQKKKLKDSNAPPFEFEYCDYSGRYPTQYGSTRKSTVSNNNSKEPVGLNKPEKSAVLNNPEKLTISNNPAVSNNLKELTKSNDAKKLTTSQDPVETSEEKDYAKSLQENVKYVRGTFYCNSCKFHCKSKSSALYHVVRVHDKPYPYKCGECGRCFVMDKELKRHMSVHTGEAYYKCSKCDFESDYARAFKNHEKQCTAQQRGDNCSENIDAKKQQNTPQEIKSISSESPSVQPPSFSKEEVPPPEKSVTKLESSEAVLSAEEGKKCIELSAGQVQASKLQHLEAEEPTVAHQPDSVSSKDNISCHECGKTFEEQDMYQKHKVLHAVQKPLISEFTRDVSVSNDVEKNTERKTFSCVPCNVKYQSEEDLQHHLIIHKPNTEGKIFNCEICSARFEKQIELRDHLKIHKQNISKTNQANMADNRTLYKCHYCPYSTYLFVNYIGHVKIAHSNEFPIHCTSCGDGFQLPGELRKHKCQQSQGGSVISSQGDE is encoded by the coding sequence ATGgatccacaaacagcagtgatacACCAAAAGGAGTCTGCAAGACAAAATGAAGAATGTGCTGCTGAGTTTAATGCTAACGAAAAATTGGAAACTGAAAAGCTAAATTACAGTTCCGGACATTTAACCTGTGTGCATTGTGATTTTACATATACAGATCATGAAATTTTGGAAAAGCACCTTAGTTCAATTCATCCTGAATTCTCTGACTTAACAAATATTGTGATTTATCAGAAAACTGCCAAATTGTTTCATTGTCAGTTGTGTTTCTTTACAAACAAAGTGTATAGTGATGTTTATAATCATGTTGCAACACAACACCCAAAATTGAGCAAGAGTGAAGTGGCTTCCCAAATAAAAGAGCCTAATGAAGGAACAGGCAGTGAAACAAATAAACAGCCACGAGCCACAAAGAGAAAGCTAAAAGAATCCAAAGCCATTGAGAAAGGAAAATCTACAAAAAGGAGAAGAAGAGGACGAAGAAAACGTACAGAAACGACTGTGAGCGCAATTGAAATAAAACCTACAAAACCAGCAGAGACAGGCTTGAGTACAGTTGAAGGACAACCTGTTAAGAGAAAACCCGGAAGACCAAAGCGTAAGATAGAAGAAACAAAAATTGATTTCAACTGTGCAAAATGTGGAACTCGGTTTGGTAGTCTTAATGAATTAAATATCCATAATTGTCAGAAGAAGAAGCTGAAGGATTCCAACGCTCCACCATTTGAGTTTGAGTATTGCGATTATAGTGGTCGATACCCAACTCAGTATGGATCTACCCGTAAATCAACAGTTTCAAATAACAATTCTAAAGAGCCAGTAGGTTTGAACAAACCTGAAAAGTCAGCAGTCTTGAATAATCCTGAGAAACTGACCATTTCAAATAATCCTGCAGTTTCAAATAACCTCAAAGAATTGACAAAATCAAATGATGCCAAAAAGCTGACAACTTCGCAAGATCCAGTAGAGACATCTGAAGAAAAAGATTATGCAAAAAGTTTACAAGAAAATGTTAAGTATGTCAGAGGAACCTTTTACTGCAATTCTTGTAAATTCCATTGCAAAAGCAAAAGTAGTGCCCTGTATCATGTCGTACGGGTACATGACAAGCCTTATCCTTATAAGTGTGGTGAATGTGGAAGATGCTTTGTTATGGACAAGGAGCTTAAACGGCATATGTCAGTTCATACTGGAGAAGCTTATTACAAATGTTCTAAATGCGACTTTGAATCTGATTATGCCAGAGCATTTAAGAATCATGAAAAGCAGTGTACTGCTCAGCAGAGAGGAGATAATTGTTCAGAAAATATCGATGCTAAGAAGCAGCAGAATACACCACAAGAGATAAAATCAATCAGCTCGGAATCGCCTTCAGTCCAGCCTCCCAGTTTTAGTAAGGAAGAAGTACCACCACCGGAAAAGTCTGTGACAAAATTAGAATCTTCAGAAGCTGTATTATCAGcagaagaaggaaaaaaatgtatAGAACTGAGTGCAGGCCAGGTACAAGCCTCAAAGTTACAACATTTGGAAGCAGAAGAGCCTACAGTAGCTCATCAACCAGATTCTGTATCTTCAAAGGATAACATATCTTGTCATGAATGTGGAAAGACATTTGAAGAACAGGACATGTACCAAAAGCACAAAGTTCTCCATGCAGTACAAAAGCCACTAATTTCTGAGTTCACCCGTGATGTATCAGTTTCGAATGAtgtggaaaaaaatacagaaagaaaaacattcagTTGTGTTCCTTGCAATGTCAAGTATCAAAGTGAAGAGGATTTACAGCACCATCTGATTATTCATAAACCAAATACTGAGGGCAAAATTTTTAACTGTGAGATCTGTAGTGCCAGATTTGAGAAACAAATTGAATTGCGTGATCATCTAAAAAttcacaaacaaaatatttcaaagactAACCAAGCTAATATGGCTGATAACCGAACACTTTACAAATGTCATTACTGCCCTTACAGCACTTACCTCTTTGTAAATTACATAGGACATGTCAAGATAGCTCATTCAAATGAATTTCCTATTCACTGCACATCCTGCGGAGATGGATTTCAGCTTCCGGGTGAACTAAGGAAACATAAATGTCAGCAGAGTCAAGGTGGCAGTGTCATATCTAGTCAGGGAGATGAATAa